In Mycobacterium sp. JS623, one genomic interval encodes:
- the rpmC gene encoding 50S ribosomal protein L29, with translation MAVGVNPGELRELTDDELKDKLRESKEELFNLRFQMATGQLANNRRLRTVRQEIARVYTVLRERELGLASGPVGEES, from the coding sequence ATGGCAGTGGGAGTGAATCCTGGCGAACTTCGCGAACTGACCGACGACGAGCTGAAGGACAAGCTGCGCGAGTCCAAGGAAGAGCTGTTCAATCTGCGCTTCCAGATGGCGACCGGCCAGCTCGCCAACAACCGTCGGCTTCGTACGGTGCGTCAGGAAATTGCGCGTGTGTACACAGTGCTGCGCGAACGTGAATTGGGCCTGGCTTCCGGGCCCGTTGGTGAGGAATCGTAA
- the rpsQ gene encoding 30S ribosomal protein S17 produces the protein MAETKGPKHTPRQEKPRGRRKTAIGYVVSDKMQKTIVVELEDRKSHPLYGKIIRTTSKVKAHDENGDAGVGDRVSLMETRPLSATKRWRLVEVLEKAK, from the coding sequence ATGGCAGAAACTAAGGGCCCCAAGCACACTCCGCGCCAGGAGAAGCCGCGCGGTCGACGCAAAACCGCCATCGGCTACGTGGTGTCGGACAAGATGCAGAAGACCATCGTGGTTGAGCTGGAAGACCGCAAGAGCCACCCGCTCTACGGCAAGATCATCCGCACCACCTCGAAGGTCAAGGCGCACGACGAGAACGGCGATGCCGGTGTCGGCGACAGGGTTTCACTCATGGAGACCCGGCCGCTTTCGGCGACCAAGCGCTGGCGTCTCGTCGAGGTCCTCGAGAAGGCCAAATAG
- the zwf gene encoding glucose-6-phosphate dehydrogenase translates to MTTGNPQTISYPAVGSRPYRQDEVAVDPHVVVLFGATGDLARRKLIPGLAYLDQSELAPNIAIVATSLEDISTDEFLDVAKDAIDDFGTHKLNKEQWGRFAKTVTYVPQSAGPEALAAAVTEAEEKLGKGVRRLHYLSVPPKAARAVIETLRAADLVDRSRVVMEKPFGTDLASAVALNDFVHETFSEDQIFRIDHFLGKEAALNILAFRFANGLFEPIWNRNFIDHIQIDIPETLGLDERANFYESTGAYKDMVVTHLFQVMAFVVMEPPTALEPRAISEEKNKVFRSMLPVNPAHVVRGQFAGYRELDGVAKDSDTETFVALKVGIDNWRWAGVPIYLRTGKQMAEGMRIISIAFKEAPRTMFQHGSGVGAQGPDHLTFDLADNSKVSLSFYGKRPGPGMKLDKLSMQFSTQEVDTSTDVLEAYERLMLDAMRGDHTLFTTAEGIESLWERSEELLSDPPSAKSYPQGTWGPNAIHQLIAPHAWRLPFERAWREAKNNDH, encoded by the coding sequence GTGACGACCGGCAACCCGCAGACGATCTCCTATCCGGCAGTCGGCTCGCGGCCGTACCGACAGGATGAGGTCGCTGTAGACCCTCACGTTGTTGTGCTTTTCGGCGCGACGGGAGACCTGGCGCGACGCAAGTTGATACCTGGCCTGGCCTACCTCGACCAGTCCGAACTGGCGCCCAACATCGCGATCGTCGCGACCTCGCTCGAGGACATCTCCACCGACGAGTTCCTAGACGTGGCCAAGGACGCCATCGACGACTTCGGAACGCACAAGCTCAATAAGGAGCAGTGGGGCCGATTCGCTAAAACGGTCACCTATGTGCCGCAGAGCGCAGGGCCTGAGGCGCTGGCTGCCGCCGTCACCGAAGCGGAGGAAAAGCTCGGTAAGGGAGTCCGCCGGCTGCACTATCTGTCCGTGCCCCCGAAGGCCGCGCGAGCCGTGATCGAAACGCTGCGGGCCGCAGACCTGGTGGACCGCTCCCGCGTGGTGATGGAGAAGCCCTTCGGCACCGACCTGGCAAGCGCCGTGGCGCTCAACGACTTCGTGCATGAGACGTTCAGCGAGGACCAGATCTTCCGCATCGACCACTTTCTTGGCAAAGAGGCGGCGCTGAACATCTTGGCGTTCCGCTTCGCGAACGGCCTTTTCGAACCGATCTGGAACCGCAACTTCATCGACCACATTCAGATCGACATCCCCGAAACCCTTGGCCTTGACGAGCGTGCGAACTTCTACGAGAGCACCGGTGCGTACAAGGACATGGTGGTCACCCATCTGTTCCAGGTGATGGCGTTCGTCGTGATGGAGCCGCCGACCGCCCTGGAGCCCCGCGCCATCAGCGAGGAAAAGAACAAGGTTTTCCGGTCGATGCTGCCCGTCAACCCAGCGCACGTGGTCCGTGGCCAGTTCGCCGGTTATCGCGAATTAGACGGTGTGGCAAAGGATTCCGATACCGAGACGTTCGTCGCGCTCAAGGTCGGCATCGACAACTGGCGGTGGGCGGGCGTCCCGATCTATCTGCGCACAGGCAAGCAGATGGCCGAGGGCATGCGCATCATCTCGATCGCGTTCAAGGAGGCGCCGCGCACGATGTTTCAGCACGGCTCGGGTGTGGGCGCCCAGGGTCCGGACCACTTGACGTTCGACCTAGCCGACAACTCGAAAGTTTCGCTGTCGTTCTACGGCAAGCGGCCCGGCCCCGGCATGAAGCTGGACAAGCTGTCGATGCAGTTCTCCACACAAGAGGTCGACACCTCTACCGACGTGCTCGAGGCGTACGAACGGCTGATGCTTGACGCGATGCGCGGCGACCACACCCTGTTCACCACAGCTGAGGGCATCGAGTCGCTGTGGGAGCGATCGGAGGAGCTGCTGTCCGATCCGCCGTCGGCCAAGTCGTACCCGCAGGGCACCTGGGGCCCCAATGCGATCCACCAGCTGATCGCGCCGCATGCGTGGCGGCTACCGTTCGAGCGGGCGTGGCGTGAGGCCAAGAACAACGACCACTAG
- a CDS encoding TetR/AcrR family transcriptional regulator: protein MTSDEPLPRALEILWRDAPPARRTRGLSRDRIVAAAVELVEAEGLAALSMARLAEQLGCGTMSLYRHVANKDELLTFMLSTAPDPPPTPVDPSDWHGALTIWAVGLWDVYHRHPWVLQTAAAGPPLDPGQLAWLDAGLAALGHTGLTERDKLAAVMAVLHYVRGAAALSIEAAVEGPDYPALLRRLLDGGRFPALAAAMQAGVFDDVDNDHLAEFRSGLGQLLDGIAAKMT, encoded by the coding sequence ATGACGTCTGACGAACCGCTGCCCCGAGCGCTGGAGATCCTGTGGCGAGACGCGCCGCCGGCCCGGCGCACCCGAGGGTTGAGTCGCGACCGCATCGTCGCTGCCGCTGTTGAGTTGGTCGAGGCTGAAGGCCTCGCCGCGCTGTCGATGGCGCGGCTAGCCGAACAGCTCGGCTGCGGCACCATGTCGCTGTACCGCCACGTCGCGAACAAGGACGAGCTACTGACGTTCATGCTGTCGACCGCTCCGGATCCGCCGCCCACCCCGGTGGATCCATCGGATTGGCATGGTGCACTTACGATTTGGGCTGTCGGGTTGTGGGACGTCTACCACCGGCACCCCTGGGTACTGCAGACCGCCGCGGCGGGCCCGCCGCTGGATCCGGGCCAGTTGGCGTGGTTGGACGCGGGTCTTGCCGCGCTGGGCCATACAGGGTTGACCGAGCGTGACAAGCTGGCGGCCGTCATGGCGGTACTGCATTACGTCCGCGGTGCGGCGGCCCTGAGCATCGAGGCCGCTGTCGAGGGTCCGGACTACCCCGCGCTGCTTCGGCGCCTGTTAGACGGCGGGCGGTTCCCCGCGCTCGCGGCCGCTATGCAGGCCGGGGTGTTCGACGACGTCGACAACGACCACCTTGCCGAATTCCGTTCCGGTCTTGGTCAGTTGCTGGACGGCATCGCCGCGAAGATGACCTGA
- a CDS encoding DUF2306 domain-containing protein, translated as MRMTYASAASSRKWPAPLLAVVVVAFLAYSLPPYFTGGTRVPATFALHYPLLVGHVMCASVAMVAAVVQIWPGLRAKRPALHRRVGRSYVCAAIPAAVCAMVIGAATPFGPFLAVSNVLLASLWLWFTINGHLAARQRRFAQHRRHMILSATLALSIITNRIWTPLLVIAFLPLRDSMFGGDQEHFVWVVAGIGAWLGWSILFFAVRRWLNRKTVLPPSSISQLSNTQRV; from the coding sequence ATGCGTATGACATACGCATCGGCTGCTTCGAGCAGAAAATGGCCAGCTCCCCTCCTAGCCGTTGTCGTCGTCGCCTTCCTGGCCTACTCGCTGCCGCCCTACTTCACGGGTGGCACGCGGGTGCCCGCGACGTTCGCATTGCACTACCCCCTGCTGGTCGGCCACGTGATGTGCGCCAGCGTCGCGATGGTGGCGGCGGTGGTGCAGATCTGGCCGGGGCTGCGTGCCAAGCGACCCGCTCTGCACCGGCGGGTCGGGCGGAGCTATGTATGTGCGGCCATACCGGCCGCGGTGTGCGCCATGGTGATCGGAGCGGCAACACCCTTCGGACCGTTTTTGGCTGTCAGCAATGTTCTGCTCGCATCGCTGTGGCTGTGGTTCACGATCAACGGCCACCTTGCTGCGCGACAGCGGCGGTTCGCGCAGCATCGGCGTCACATGATTCTCAGCGCGACGCTTGCGTTGTCCATCATCACGAACCGGATCTGGACGCCGCTGTTGGTGATCGCGTTCCTGCCGTTGCGGGACAGCATGTTTGGCGGCGATCAAGAACACTTCGTGTGGGTCGTGGCCGGCATCGGCGCGTGGCTGGGCTGGTCGATTCTGTTCTTCGCGGTGCGACGGTGGCTGAACCGCAAAACTGTACTGCCGCCATCGTCAATTTCCCAGCTAAGCAATACACAGCGGGTGTAA
- a CDS encoding arylsulfatase gives MAKEFNGKIELDIRDSEPDWGPYAAPTAQQDAPNVLYLVWDDTGIATWDCFGGLVEMPTMSRIAERGVRLSQFHTTALCSPTRASLLTGRNPTTVGMATIEEFTDGFPGCNGRIPEDTALLSEVLVENGYNTYCVGKWHLTPLEESNLAATKRHWPLSRGFERFYGFMGGETDQWYPELVYDNHPIAPPGTPEDGYHLSKDIADKTIEFIRDSKVIAPDKPWFSYVCPGAGHAPHHVFKEWADKYAGRFDMGYERYREIVLENQKRLGIVPQDTELSPVNPYLDVKGPNGEPWPPQDTVRPWDSLGDDEKRLFARMAEVFAGFLSYTDAQIGRILDYLDESGQLDNTIIVVISDNGASGEGGPNGSVNEVKFFNGYIDTVEESLRLMDNLGGPETYNHYPIGWAMAFNTPYKLFKRYASHEGGIADTAIISWPKGIKAHGEVRDNYINVCDITPTVYDVLGITPPVTVRGVPQKPLDGVSIKVALDDPQAPTGKATQFYAMLGTRGIWDKGWFANTVHAASPAGWSHFDKDRWELFHIEADRSQCKDLAAENPDKLEELKKLWFAEADKYNGLPLADLNILETMSRYRPYLTGTRESYTYYSGTADVGMGAAVEIQGRSFAIIAEVTIDTGAEGVIIKHGGAHGGHVLFVQDGRLHYIYNFLGEEEQKLSSDALPLGKHTFGVAFVRTGTVEGSHTPLGDTALYIDNAEVASMSGMKIHPGTFGLAGASLSVGQNTGSPVSRAYKAPFPFTGGTIAMVNVDVSGKPYVDLEREFARAFAKD, from the coding sequence ATGGCGAAGGAATTCAACGGCAAGATCGAGCTGGACATCCGGGATTCGGAGCCGGACTGGGGACCCTACGCCGCGCCGACGGCGCAACAGGACGCACCCAACGTCTTGTATCTCGTCTGGGACGACACCGGCATCGCGACGTGGGACTGCTTCGGCGGCTTGGTCGAAATGCCCACCATGAGCCGTATCGCGGAGCGCGGTGTGCGGCTGTCGCAGTTCCACACCACCGCACTGTGCTCACCGACGCGGGCCTCGTTGTTGACTGGCCGCAACCCCACCACGGTCGGGATGGCCACCATCGAGGAGTTCACCGACGGGTTCCCTGGCTGCAATGGACGGATCCCCGAGGACACCGCACTGCTCTCGGAAGTCCTGGTCGAGAACGGCTATAACACCTACTGCGTCGGCAAGTGGCACCTCACGCCGCTGGAGGAGTCGAATCTGGCTGCCACCAAACGACATTGGCCACTGTCGCGGGGATTCGAGCGGTTTTACGGATTCATGGGCGGTGAGACCGACCAGTGGTATCCCGAACTCGTCTACGACAACCACCCGATCGCGCCGCCGGGAACCCCGGAGGACGGCTACCACCTGTCGAAGGACATCGCCGACAAGACAATCGAATTCATCCGCGACTCCAAGGTGATCGCGCCCGATAAGCCGTGGTTCTCCTACGTCTGCCCCGGCGCAGGGCATGCGCCGCACCACGTCTTCAAGGAATGGGCCGACAAGTACGCGGGCCGCTTCGACATGGGCTACGAGCGCTACCGCGAGATCGTGCTGGAGAACCAGAAGAGGCTGGGCATCGTCCCGCAGGACACCGAACTGTCGCCCGTCAACCCATACCTGGATGTCAAGGGGCCCAACGGCGAACCGTGGCCGCCACAGGACACCGTTCGCCCGTGGGATTCGCTTGGCGACGACGAGAAGCGGTTGTTCGCAAGGATGGCCGAGGTGTTCGCCGGTTTCCTGTCCTACACCGACGCCCAAATCGGGCGCATCCTCGACTATTTGGATGAATCGGGCCAGCTCGACAACACGATCATCGTGGTGATCTCCGACAACGGCGCCAGCGGCGAAGGTGGTCCAAACGGATCGGTGAACGAGGTCAAATTCTTCAACGGCTATATCGACACCGTCGAGGAAAGCCTGCGGTTGATGGACAACCTGGGTGGGCCTGAGACGTACAACCATTATCCAATCGGATGGGCGATGGCCTTCAATACGCCCTACAAGCTGTTCAAGCGATACGCGTCGCATGAGGGTGGCATCGCCGACACTGCAATCATCAGCTGGCCCAAGGGAATCAAGGCCCACGGGGAAGTGCGCGACAACTACATCAACGTCTGCGACATCACCCCTACGGTGTATGACGTGCTGGGCATCACCCCACCCGTGACGGTTCGCGGCGTTCCGCAGAAGCCCCTCGACGGCGTGAGTATCAAAGTGGCCCTTGATGATCCGCAGGCACCCACCGGTAAGGCAACGCAGTTTTACGCAATGCTGGGCACCCGCGGTATCTGGGACAAGGGCTGGTTCGCCAACACCGTGCACGCCGCATCGCCTGCAGGCTGGTCCCATTTCGACAAGGACCGCTGGGAGCTTTTCCACATCGAGGCCGACCGCAGCCAGTGCAAGGATCTGGCCGCCGAGAATCCCGACAAGCTCGAGGAACTCAAGAAGCTGTGGTTCGCCGAAGCCGACAAGTACAACGGCCTGCCGCTGGCCGACTTGAACATCCTCGAGACGATGTCGCGGTATCGGCCGTACCTCACCGGCACCCGCGAGTCGTACACCTATTACTCCGGCACCGCCGACGTCGGCATGGGCGCTGCCGTCGAGATCCAGGGCCGATCGTTCGCGATCATCGCCGAGGTGACGATCGACACCGGCGCCGAGGGTGTCATCATCAAACACGGTGGCGCACATGGCGGCCACGTGCTGTTCGTCCAGGACGGCCGCTTGCACTACATCTACAACTTCCTCGGCGAGGAGGAGCAGAAGCTGTCGTCGGATGCGTTGCCGTTGGGCAAGCACACCTTCGGGGTCGCCTTCGTGAGGACCGGGACAGTGGAGGGCAGCCACACCCCGCTCGGGGACACAGCGCTCTACATCGACAACGCCGAGGTGGCGTCGATGTCGGGCATGAAGATCCATCCCGGGACGTTCGGGCTGGCGGGCGCCAGCCTCAGCGTCGGGCAGAACACCGGGTCGCCCGTCTCGCGGGCGTACAAGGCGCCGTTCCCGTTCACAGGTGGCACCATCGCAATGGTGAACGTTGACGTGTCAGGCAAGCCGTACGTGGATTTGGAACGAGAGTTCGCACGGGCTTTCGCGAAAGACTGA
- a CDS encoding formylglycine-generating enzyme family protein gives MLTELVELPGGSFRMGSTQFYPEEAPLHTATVGAFAVERHPVTNAQYAEFVAETDYVTIAEQPPDPALYPGAAPHDLVPGALVFQPSQGPVDLRDWRQWWAWLPGASWRHPFGAGSGIEDRLDHPVVQVAYPDAAAYARWAGRRLPTEAEWEYASRGGASTVYPWGDDATPGGQLMANTWQGRFPYRNDGALGWVGTSPVGAFPPNGFGLVDMIGNVWEWTTTQFSAHHRLDGPIESCCGPSSPDPTVNQTLKGGSHLCAPEYCHRYRPAARSPQSQDSATTHIGFRCVADLSARCQVTH, from the coding sequence ATGCTGACTGAGCTCGTGGAGCTGCCGGGCGGGTCCTTTCGGATGGGCTCAACGCAGTTCTATCCGGAAGAGGCGCCACTTCACACCGCGACGGTCGGCGCCTTCGCCGTCGAGCGTCATCCGGTGACCAACGCTCAGTACGCGGAGTTCGTCGCCGAAACGGATTACGTCACGATCGCCGAGCAGCCCCCGGATCCCGCGCTATATCCGGGGGCCGCGCCGCACGATCTTGTTCCTGGCGCGCTCGTGTTCCAGCCCAGCCAAGGTCCCGTCGATCTGCGCGACTGGCGGCAATGGTGGGCCTGGCTCCCCGGCGCCAGCTGGCGACACCCGTTTGGCGCCGGCAGCGGAATCGAGGATCGGCTCGACCATCCCGTCGTACAGGTCGCCTACCCCGACGCGGCGGCCTACGCGCGGTGGGCGGGTCGACGGCTGCCAACCGAGGCCGAATGGGAGTACGCCTCGCGCGGCGGCGCCAGCACTGTCTACCCGTGGGGTGACGACGCGACGCCCGGCGGTCAATTGATGGCCAACACCTGGCAGGGACGATTCCCGTACCGCAACGACGGCGCACTCGGCTGGGTGGGCACGTCGCCGGTCGGTGCCTTCCCGCCGAACGGATTCGGCCTTGTGGACATGATCGGCAACGTGTGGGAATGGACGACGACGCAGTTCTCGGCACACCACCGGCTGGACGGTCCGATCGAATCTTGTTGCGGCCCATCGAGTCCCGACCCAACGGTGAACCAGACGCTTAAGGGTGGCTCACACCTGTGTGCACCGGAGTACTGCCACCGATACCGCCCCGCAGCACGCTCGCCGCAGTCACAGGACAGCGCGACCACACACATCGGATTCCGTTGCGTGGCAGACCTTTCTGCGCGCTGCCAGGTCACCCATTAG
- a CDS encoding SDR family NAD(P)-dependent oxidoreductase: protein MQLSGAVVLVTGASAGIGQVAAAKFAAQGARVLVHGRDSQRTRRVADEIGGRALIADLALPADRERLAAEALSTHGHVDVLVNNAGFGYLGPVSAMAVDVIRRLIEVDLLAAIELTRSLLPGMIERRRGAICFVTSIAGRTGVAGEAVYSATKAGLDTFADSLRVETAGSGVNVSVVVPGVVDTGFFETRGTPYTRSRPRPIPAETVADAVVRAVEREHAEEWRPRWLRIAPTVRALAPGAFRRLAVRFGRQT from the coding sequence ATGCAACTGTCCGGCGCCGTCGTGCTCGTCACGGGCGCCTCAGCAGGCATCGGCCAGGTCGCGGCGGCCAAATTCGCCGCGCAAGGCGCACGCGTGTTGGTGCACGGACGCGACTCGCAACGCACGCGCCGGGTGGCCGACGAGATCGGCGGCCGGGCTCTGATCGCGGACCTGGCGTTACCCGCGGACCGTGAACGGCTCGCCGCCGAGGCGCTCAGCACACACGGCCACGTCGACGTGCTTGTCAACAACGCCGGGTTCGGCTACCTCGGTCCGGTGTCCGCCATGGCCGTCGACGTGATTCGGCGGCTGATCGAGGTTGATCTGCTCGCCGCGATCGAACTCACCCGTTCGCTGCTGCCGGGAATGATCGAACGGCGCCGTGGCGCAATCTGTTTCGTCACGTCGATCGCCGGCCGGACCGGTGTCGCCGGCGAGGCTGTCTACTCGGCGACCAAGGCTGGTCTCGACACGTTCGCCGACAGCCTGCGTGTCGAGACCGCCGGATCCGGCGTCAACGTCAGCGTCGTCGTGCCTGGCGTTGTCGACACGGGATTCTTCGAAACGCGCGGCACTCCTTACACGCGCTCGCGGCCGCGGCCGATTCCGGCCGAGACTGTCGCCGACGCTGTCGTCCGTGCCGTGGAGCGCGAGCACGCCGAAGAGTGGCGACCGCGATGGCTTCGGATCGCCCCGACCGTGCGGGCGCTGGCACCGGGTGCGTTTCGGCGGCTCGCGGTCCGCTTCGGTCGTCAGACCTAA
- a CDS encoding DMT family transporter: MLAVTALALAAAFLFALSAFLQQRAARTVVGADAASLRDASGVKRLFGRLLRSRMWLSGWLTNLGGVGTQAAALKVGSVSAVQPLMAAQLLFVLTLASAEQRRWPSWRDWLSALAVCAGLVLLVTADASSLTGQPHRDRAFIATVCVVGLVVVLRQLSRHVFPSLLVGVAAGLCHALNAVYLKLTVEDLYHGGVPATLLDWPVYALAATALSGMLLVQIAFASGPLPPAVAAMSVINPVASFVLGILAFDAPAPRDPAVLSAIAVSGLLIAVGIVGLANASSTRRLYRGDSPTIQLLPVDHG, from the coding sequence ATGCTCGCCGTCACCGCGCTGGCTCTGGCGGCCGCTTTCCTCTTCGCCTTGTCGGCATTCCTGCAGCAACGGGCCGCGCGCACCGTCGTCGGCGCCGATGCCGCGTCATTGCGCGACGCGTCCGGGGTCAAACGGCTTTTTGGCAGGCTGCTGCGCAGCAGGATGTGGCTGTCCGGCTGGCTGACGAACCTCGGCGGCGTCGGCACCCAGGCCGCGGCGCTGAAGGTCGGTTCGGTGTCGGCGGTGCAACCGTTGATGGCCGCGCAACTACTGTTTGTCTTGACGCTGGCGTCGGCAGAGCAGCGTCGCTGGCCGTCGTGGCGGGACTGGTTGTCGGCGCTGGCGGTGTGCGCAGGCCTGGTGCTGCTGGTCACGGCCGACGCGTCGTCGCTGACCGGCCAGCCGCACCGCGACCGGGCGTTCATCGCGACGGTCTGTGTCGTCGGCCTCGTCGTCGTACTGCGTCAGCTGAGCCGACACGTTTTTCCGTCACTGCTCGTCGGTGTCGCCGCGGGCCTGTGCCATGCGCTCAACGCCGTCTATCTGAAGCTGACGGTCGAGGATCTGTACCACGGTGGTGTGCCTGCCACGCTGCTCGACTGGCCGGTCTACGCGTTGGCCGCCACCGCGCTGAGCGGAATGTTGTTGGTACAGATAGCTTTTGCCAGCGGTCCGCTGCCGCCCGCCGTCGCGGCCATGAGCGTCATCAACCCCGTCGCCAGCTTCGTGTTGGGCATCCTCGCGTTCGATGCGCCTGCTCCGCGCGACCCGGCCGTACTGTCGGCGATCGCGGTGTCGGGGCTGCTGATAGCGGTCGGGATCGTCGGGCTGGCCAATGCGTCGAGCACACGCCGGCTGTACCGCGGCGATTCGCCCACGATCCAGCTTCTTCCCGTCGATCATGGGTGA
- the rplN gene encoding 50S ribosomal protein L14, whose amino-acid sequence MIQQESRLKVADNTGAKEILCIRVLGGSSRRYAGIGDIIVATVKDAIPGGNVKRGEVVKAVVVRTVKERRRADGSYIKFDENAAVIIKADNDPRGTRIFGPVGRELREKRFMKIVSLAPEVL is encoded by the coding sequence GTGATTCAGCAGGAATCGCGGCTGAAGGTCGCCGACAACACGGGCGCCAAGGAGATCTTGTGCATCCGCGTGCTCGGCGGCTCGTCGCGGCGCTACGCCGGCATCGGCGACATCATCGTGGCAACCGTCAAGGACGCCATCCCCGGTGGCAACGTCAAGCGGGGTGAGGTGGTCAAGGCCGTCGTCGTGCGCACCGTCAAGGAGCGCCGCCGCGCCGACGGCAGCTACATCAAGTTCGACGAGAACGCGGCCGTGATCATCAAGGCCGACAACGACCCGCGTGGCACGCGCATCTTCGGTCCGGTCGGCCGAGAACTGCGCGAGAAGCGCTTCATGAAGATCGTCTCGCTCGCCCCGGAGGTGTTGTAG
- the rplX gene encoding 50S ribosomal protein L24, with translation MNVHKGDTVLVISGKDKGAKGKVLLAYPDRNKILVEGVNRIKKHTPVSRTERGAASGGIVTQEAPIHVSNVMLLDSDGKPTRVAFRRDDETGKKVRVAKTNGKDI, from the coding sequence ATGAACGTCCATAAGGGCGACACGGTGCTCGTCATCTCGGGCAAGGACAAGGGCGCCAAGGGCAAGGTCCTGTTGGCCTACCCGGATCGCAACAAGATCCTCGTCGAGGGCGTCAACCGGATCAAGAAGCACACCCCTGTCTCGCGCACCGAGCGCGGCGCGGCCTCCGGCGGCATCGTCACTCAGGAGGCGCCGATCCACGTCAGCAACGTGATGTTGCTCGACTCCGACGGCAAGCCCACCCGCGTCGCCTTCCGCCGCGACGACGAGACCGGCAAGAAGGTCCGCGTCGCCAAGACCAATGGCAAGGACATCTAG
- the rplE gene encoding 50S ribosomal protein L5: MTTSESGVKTLPRLKERYREEIRDSLQKEFNYTNVMQIPGVVKVVVNMGVGDAARDAKLINGAVNDLALITGQKPEIRKARKSIAQFKLREGMPIGARVTLRGDRMWEFLDRLISIALPRIRDFRGLSPKQFDGTGNYTFGLTEQSMFHEIDVDSIDRTRGMDITVVTSATNDDEGRALLRALGFPFKEN; this comes from the coding sequence ATGACTACTAGTGAAAGCGGCGTGAAGACCCTTCCTCGTCTTAAAGAGCGCTACCGCGAAGAGATCCGCGACTCGCTGCAAAAAGAGTTCAATTACACCAACGTCATGCAGATCCCCGGCGTGGTGAAGGTCGTCGTCAACATGGGTGTCGGCGACGCCGCCCGTGACGCCAAGCTGATCAACGGCGCAGTCAACGACCTCGCGCTGATCACCGGTCAGAAGCCGGAGATCCGCAAGGCTCGCAAGTCCATCGCGCAGTTCAAGCTGCGTGAGGGCATGCCGATCGGCGCGCGTGTCACGCTGCGCGGCGACCGGATGTGGGAGTTCCTGGACCGGCTGATCTCGATCGCATTGCCGCGTATCCGCGACTTCCGCGGCCTGTCGCCCAAGCAGTTCGATGGCACGGGCAACTACACCTTCGGCCTGACCGAGCAGTCGATGTTCCACGAGATCGACGTCGACTCGATCGACCGGACGCGTGGCATGGACATCACCGTCGTCACCTCGGCGACGAACGACGACGAAGGACGAGCCCTGTTGCGCGCCCTCGGCTTCCCGTTCAAGGAGAACTGA
- a CDS encoding type Z 30S ribosomal protein S14 yields the protein MAKKALVNKSQRKPKFKVRGYTRCNKCGRPHAVYRKFGLCRICLREMAHAGELPGVQKSSW from the coding sequence ATGGCAAAGAAGGCACTGGTCAACAAGTCCCAGCGCAAGCCCAAGTTCAAGGTGCGCGGCTACACGCGTTGCAATAAGTGCGGTCGCCCGCACGCGGTCTACCGCAAGTTCGGGCTGTGTCGCATCTGCCTGCGCGAAATGGCGCATGCCGGCGAACTGCCGGGTGTGCAGAAGTCCAGCTGGTAA
- the rpsH gene encoding 30S ribosomal protein S8, with the protein MTMTDPIADFLTRLRNANSAYHDEVTLPHSKIKANIAEILKAEGYITDYHTEDARVGKSLVVQLKYGPSRERSIAGLRRVSKPGLRVYAKSTNLPRVLGGLGVAIISTSSGLLTDRQASRQGVGGEVLAYVW; encoded by the coding sequence ATGACCATGACGGACCCGATCGCAGACTTCTTGACACGTCTGCGCAACGCCAATTCGGCGTATCACGATGAGGTGACCCTGCCGCACAGCAAGATCAAGGCGAACATCGCCGAGATCCTCAAGGCGGAGGGCTACATCACCGACTACCACACCGAGGATGCTCGCGTTGGCAAGTCGCTGGTGGTGCAACTCAAGTACGGCCCGAGCCGTGAACGCAGCATCGCGGGGCTGCGCCGGGTATCCAAGCCCGGTCTGCGGGTGTACGCGAAATCCACCAACCTGCCTCGGGTTCTGGGTGGCCTCGGCGTGGCGATCATCTCCACGTCATCGGGTCTGCTCACCGACCGCCAGGCATCACGACAAGGCGTGGGCGGCGAAGTCCTCGCTTACGTGTGGTAG